The Vitis riparia cultivar Riparia Gloire de Montpellier isolate 1030 chromosome 10, EGFV_Vit.rip_1.0, whole genome shotgun sequence genome includes a region encoding these proteins:
- the LOC117923741 gene encoding histone H2A-like, with protein MEAAEKVKKGARERKGSGPKKKPISCPIKVGLQFPIDRIGRYLKKDRYSQRVRTNVSIYFVVMLEYLAVEVLELAGNGAWDNQKHKIIPRHVLLVVRHDKELGKLLAGVTIAHGGVLLNINHVLLPKKIDKAAKESKLPSKATKSP; from the coding sequence ATGGAGGCCGCTGAAAAGGTGAAGAAGGGTGCCAGAGAAAGGAAGGGCAGTGGTCCTAAGAAGAAACCAATATCTTGCCCCATCAAGGTTGGTCTTCAATTCCCGATCGATCGTATCGGCAGATACCTCAAGAAAGACCGTTATTCTCAGCGCGTTAGAACCAATGTCTCAATCTACTTTGTTGTCATGCTAGAGTACCTAGCTGTTGAGGTTTTGGAGTTGGCTGGAAATGGAGCATGGGATAACCAGAAACACAAAATAATCCCGAGGCATGTTTTGTTGGTTGTGAGACATGATAAAGAACTTGGGAAGCTTCTAGCTGGAGTCACAATTGCTCATGGTGGTGTCCTATTGAATATCAACCATGTTCTTCTACCAAAGAAGATTGACAAGGCAGCAAAGGAATCCAAGTTGCCATCCAAGGCCACCAAGTCTCCCTAA